A single Nostoc sp. PCC 7107 DNA region contains:
- the deoC gene encoding deoxyribose-phosphate aldolase, whose protein sequence is MAADYPDIDIAPFIDHALLTPTATPEQVEQWCEQAYRFNFAAVCIYPIYVKQAAELLKGKTPKVCTVIGFPHGATTSAVKLYEAQEAVENGATELDVVLNLGWLKVGKTEEVHREIAEICEETGQIVKVILETSLLTDAEKRVAAEICMDAGAAFLKTSTGWNGSATVADVGFLKELVRERIGIKASGGIRTHEQAIDLIVGGATRLGTSRGIDLLRQRDNLKKGE, encoded by the coding sequence ATGGCAGCAGACTATCCAGATATTGATATTGCGCCATTTATCGATCACGCCCTGTTAACGCCAACGGCTACTCCAGAGCAGGTTGAGCAATGGTGTGAACAAGCATATAGATTTAACTTTGCGGCGGTTTGCATTTACCCCATCTACGTTAAGCAAGCAGCAGAACTTCTCAAAGGGAAAACGCCAAAAGTTTGTACAGTGATTGGCTTTCCTCATGGGGCAACAACTTCAGCCGTTAAGCTGTATGAAGCTCAAGAAGCTGTGGAAAATGGAGCGACTGAGTTAGATGTCGTGCTTAATTTAGGTTGGTTGAAGGTGGGAAAAACAGAAGAAGTTCATCGAGAAATTGCCGAGATTTGTGAAGAAACTGGGCAAATAGTCAAGGTGATTTTGGAAACCAGCCTGCTGACAGATGCCGAAAAAAGAGTAGCGGCAGAAATATGTATGGATGCAGGTGCAGCATTCCTCAAAACAAGTACAGGTTGGAATGGTAGTGCCACAGTGGCAGATGTGGGTTTTTTGAAAGAATTAGTCCGAGAAAGAATAGGAATTAAAGCTTCTGGGGGTATTCGGACTCACGAGCAAGCCATAGACTTAATTGTAGGAGGTGCTACAAGATTGGGGACATCTCGTGGTATCGATTTGCTTCGCCAGCGAGATAATCTGAAGAAAGGGGAATAG
- the recO gene encoding DNA repair protein RecO — MSKTYKATGINLKTQVLGESDRIVTILTREFGLIRAVAPGARKHNSSLGGRSGMFVVNELLIAKGRSLDKITQAQTLKTYPGLAKDLGKLAAGQYLAEIVLCQALSEQPQEELYELLNEYLHHLESLPKAATSAVYASLALGVFQLLVLAGLTPQVQVCCLTQVSLKPDFANPNWQVGFSVPAGGVICLEAWENLRRKQEIERWENREYSEFSPSANFPIPGYEKVVHRQEIPAISYRLSAREFALLQQLSQPEIMQIDGIRDNGWLSIEQVLRQYAQYHLDQSIRSATLIDSYFAANHDATI; from the coding sequence ATGAGTAAAACTTATAAAGCAACTGGTATTAATCTAAAAACTCAGGTGCTGGGAGAGTCGGACAGAATAGTGACAATTTTGACACGAGAGTTCGGTCTGATTAGAGCCGTTGCGCCAGGCGCACGCAAACACAACTCTAGCCTTGGTGGTCGGAGTGGAATGTTTGTGGTCAATGAACTACTGATTGCTAAAGGGCGATCGCTCGATAAAATTACTCAAGCACAGACGTTAAAAACGTATCCTGGTTTAGCTAAAGACTTAGGAAAATTAGCCGCAGGTCAGTATTTAGCAGAAATAGTCTTATGTCAGGCTTTGAGTGAACAACCTCAAGAGGAACTTTATGAGTTACTCAATGAATACCTTCACCACTTAGAAAGTCTACCGAAAGCCGCAACATCAGCTGTTTACGCATCTCTTGCTCTTGGGGTGTTTCAACTTTTAGTCTTGGCGGGACTAACGCCTCAAGTCCAAGTATGTTGTTTAACTCAAGTCTCCCTAAAGCCAGACTTTGCCAATCCCAACTGGCAAGTGGGATTTAGTGTTCCTGCTGGTGGGGTGATTTGTTTGGAGGCGTGGGAAAATTTACGCCGAAAACAAGAGATAGAAAGGTGGGAAAATAGAGAGTATTCCGAGTTTTCACCATCAGCAAATTTTCCTATCCCTGGCTACGAGAAGGTTGTCCATCGACAAGAAATTCCAGCAATTTCTTATCGTCTGAGCGCTAGAGAATTCGCTCTGCTCCAACAACTGTCACAACCAGAGATAATGCAAATTGATGGAATTAGAGATAATGGCTGGTTATCTATTGAGCAGGTTTTACGTCAGTATGCTCAGTATCATTTAGACCAATCTATTCGCTCCGCAACCCTGATCGATTCTTATTTTGCTGCCAACCATGATGCAACCATCTGA